DNA from Doryrhamphus excisus isolate RoL2022-K1 chromosome 19, RoL_Dexc_1.0, whole genome shotgun sequence:
gagaaaacaagacatacaaaacatgtttaccaccttctaaatacacctttaacattactagagccctctagacacaaaataacacccctatagttacctttacactcctattaccaaatatagtatacctaataagacaaaacaagacatagaaaacatgtttaccaccttttaaatacacctttaacatgattagagccgtccagacatgtaataacacccctacagtcacctttaagctcctattaccaaatatagtggaCAAAATAAGGGAAACCATGTTTATGGCTCTCTAAATACACTTTCTAACATcctcagagccctctagacatgaaataacacccctatagtcacctttacgctcctattacccaatatagtagacctaataagagaaaacaagacatacaaaacatgtttaccaccttctaaatacacctttaacatcattagagccctccagacatgaataacaaccctatagttacctttacactcttattacccaatatagtatacctaataagagaaaacaagacatggaaaacatgtttaccaccttctaaatacacctttaacATCatcagagccctccagacatgaataacacccctatagttacctttacactcttattacccaatatagtatacctaataagagaaaacaagacatggaaaacatgtttaccaccttctaaatacaccttttaacatcatcagagccctctagacatgaaataacacccctatagtcacctttacacacctattacccaatatagtagacataataagagaaaacaagacatagaaaacgtgttcaacaccttctaaatacacctttaacatcattagagccctccagacatgaataacaaccctatagttacctttacactcttattacccgatatagtatacctaataagagaaaacaagacatggaaaatatgtttaccaccttctaaatacaccttttaacatcatcagagccctctagacatgaaataacacccctatagttacctttacacacctattacccaatatagtatacctaataagagaaaacaagacatagaaaacatgtttaccacctaaatacacctttaacatcattagagccctccagacatgaataacacccctatagttacctttacactcttattacccaatatagtatacctaataagagaaaacaagacatggaaaacatgtttaccaccttctaaatacacctttaacatcattagagccctccagacatgaactaacacccctatagtcacctttacactgctattccCCAATATcttagacaaaataagagaaaacaagaactagaaaacatgtttatcgCTTTTTAAatccacttttaacatgattagagccctcgagacatgaactaacacccctatagtcacctttacactcttattagccaactatgcatcttctgaatgccttatatttagcatttttgttgatgtaatcatttttatgcttgtaaagTGCAAAGATTTAGTTCCTAAACATATTTTGACCAAAAGGCCGCATTCCAACAGGAAACCAACGATCTCTTGTGTCGCTGGCGAGCCGTCCAAGGTCGCAAGAGGGCGTTACAAAGTGTCAGCGCGGATACAATAATGACGGCGAAGAGTAAAAAAAGCAAAGTACTCTGACCCGTACAGACGGCACCAATTCCAAGATGGAGCAGAGAGGGAGATGTGGCTGTTTGGCGGGCGGCCCGAGTCTTGGCGCTAATCCACGTTAATCTAGGTGTCTTAAATGTGGGAGATGAGTGCTTCCTCTCTAAAGTGGGACACTCACTTCCTAGCATATATCACACGGCTGCCTTGCTCATGTGGACCGCATGTCGGATGTCTGCACTCCATCACTCTTAAAGGGAAATACTCGTACAGGAAATATACAGGAAGTACAATTAGCATAGCAAAGCAACACGAGTACTAGTCCGTTCCCGTGTCCATTATAAAAGCTACAGGTAACACTGCCGCTGTTAttgacattgttagctagcatcCAAGCCGCTGTTAttgacattgttagctagcatcCAAGCCGCTGTTAttgacattgttagctagcatcCAAGCCGCTGTTAttgacattgttagctagcatcCAAGCCGCTGTTAttgacattgttagctagcatcCAAGCCACTGTTAttgacattgttagctagcatcCAAGCCGCTGTTAttgacattgttagctagcatcCAAGCCGCTGTTAttgacattgttagctagcatcCAAGCCACTGTTAttgacattgttagctagcatcCAAGCCGCTGTTAttgacattgttagctagcatcCAAGCCAGCTTTCGTTCCCGTCACTCATTCTTACCCTTATTTTACACTGAGCTTTTGTTCCCGTCACTCACGTCGACCAACTGACGTCGTAGCTTGTCTTTCCGTAACTCGCCGCCACGTCACCTCAAGCCTGGacgagcttttcttcctgtcattcacactcacgtacAAGTCTCCCCAAGCgagtcggagcttttcttcaaaaattttgtaaaaaaaaattaaaaataaataaaataaaaatacataaaatttgaaagaaagaaataaaaatacaaaaaattaaataatttaaaaaaaggatgaaataaaataaaaaatacattattttttatgtttttaattttttcttatttttaagaaaattatattttttataataattttataattaaaaaaataatttaaaaaaaattcttcaaaaaaatatatacctaaaatttaaaataaatacataaaaataaataaataaatataaataaaaattaataaataattttaaaaaatgaaatgaaataaataattaattattttattttgtttttacttttaaaaaaataatatttttataataatacttttttgtaataattaaaaaaaataatttaaaaaaacaataaaaattaaactatattaggaaagcaggaagtgaacaaatgtaagagttagtgattgtaaaagtaccagatggaggggtaggatttaattagctttgcttcttcctactccttttggacatgtggaactgggaactgattatgggatgcactcaattggaatctgataaaaaataaaaataaataaacaaataaataaaaaaataattaaatgatattaggaaagcaggaagtgaacaaatgtaagagttagtgattataaaagtaccagatggaggggtaggatttaattagctttgcttcttcctactccttttggacatgtggaactgggaactgattatgggatgcactcaattggaatctgatgcatgttcaaatgaaataaaaccattagcattagcattaccatagaggtatatatatatatcatgatGCTACAGGTCCCTGAATGCTTTATGTGTTTTTCCCGTTTAGGCCATCTTCAAGCTGATCCCCAAGGAGGAGCAGAGCAGACTCCCGCAGGACGAAAACACCCCCGAGAAACGAGCCAACAAGCTGTGGTCCTACTTTGAGAAGAAAGACAACGGTAAGGACGCAGACGCCGTCCGCCGGCcccgggagagagagagagcgtgcGTGAGCTCCCGTTCCTCGGCAGCTGTTCCCACCGGCGGATTAGATTTGGCAAACATGAAGAAAAGTAGCAAAGTAAATCCACCTGCGGTCACGTAGCCAAGACGCTCCGGTTCTGTCATGCGAGCGCCGGTCGGGAAACCCCGGCTGACTCCTTTTGCTTGGCACGCGGGCTTTGATGAAAGCGGATGAAAGGTGTCTTTGTCATGCCTGTTTTGTCGTCTTCTCATCCCGCAGAGAGACTGGCTGAAGGGGAGTTCATCAAGGGGGTCATCGAGAATGAAACCGCAATGCGACTCATCCACTACGGACCgctcaaacaataaaaaaacatcacctCTCTTATTATTGCTTTTCTTTTCAGAAATAtagattcataaataaatatatattagaggtgcaaaatggcttcttttcctaaccaaaaacaacaacctttatGATACCCACAACTCTTTTATAtcagctttttttaaatatcgatggaaatatgaaatcatcacatgactactagcgcatcactactatcaggaggAGCAGCGTATAAAGGGGGAGGTGTGTTTGATTCGCTCACCCGCACACTACATTGGAGCTATTTAGGGAAGCTTTCcagaaaaatcaaaaaatcttctggaatatatattaaaaaaattaaaaatttcaagaaaaaagatgATTATGGAAAATaagatcaaataaataataagggcATTTTCCTTATCACGAAAAGTAAGGGAAGCtttccaaaaaaatcaaaaatcttctggaatatatattaaaaaaaaaaattttaattcaagaaaaaaaactttatggaaaaaaagataaaataaataataagggcCTTTTCCTTATCACGAAAAGTAAGGGAAGATTTCCAGTAAAATCAAAAATCTTCtggaatatatattaaaaaaaaaaaagtcaagaaaaaaaaactttatggaaaaatataataaaataaataataagggccttttccccaaaaaattatttaagaaaaaaattcccAGTgtaaatttaattgaattaacaattttattcaatttaaattATCCAGCAATGTTCCTGTGTTTTCCAATTTTGTGgggaaataagacaaaaataatataaaataatatcaagTTTttggttaaataaaataaaataaaatatcaataatgaTCAAGAAAATAAGGggaatttttcattaaaaaaaagaaaatgaggaAATAACCCTTCCCGGAAAATaagatacaaataaaaaaacatgaaaatttaAGAAAACATTTGCATTAAATGATTTCAGGAACATTTTCCATAAACATTCTGCATCACATGACTACTAGCGCATCACTACTAGCAGGAGGAGCAGCGTATAAAGGGGGAGGTGTGTTTGATTCGCTCACCCGCACACTACATTGGAGCTATTTTGATCTAATTTATCAGTACGATGTAATTAATATTCCCTCATATCATGCACCCctaatatatatgtgtatataaatatgtatgtatacgtatgtacacAGTACACTTCAGTTATATTCCCACCCTGGAAGTcaattgtatttattgaatGGGTATTTTTCCtggaaatgacaataaaagtagCAAAAGATTGTGATGAAATTAAAATGTCTTATGTTTAACACTTGGTTTCTCCCTCTCCTAACCCTGCCGCTTAGCTTCATGTTGTCCCATttcaaacatttgcaataaaagtgacttttatGTGAGATTCAGTTCCCTGGTGACAAGAGTCGTCTTTAAATATGCCTGACACGCTTAATAAAGCAGTGCTACTCAACACTCAATCATATCATGAatagatggtgcgttcaaggaccgcctgATAAAGTGGGGCATTTTTGCATATGATTATTTTctggggaattttttttttttttttttttaaccaaaaaatctttttttttttgcaaggccGAGAATGCTCgattccatcatttttttttttaatgacaattttCCCAAATTAATGATTTTGGAAATCAGACATGTGACAAGATTCATCaggcatgccccccccccccgcgggGGCCCCACTCTCCTGGGTATGAAGATCAATGAATATGTAAGTCAACCTGCTCCCCAAAATGTCCGTTAGCATTATGAGGCTAATAATAAGTATTAGCTGACGTGCGTGTGTCGCACCAGCATTCATTGTTTGCGTTTGCGTGCCAGCACCTCTTTCCAGCTTCCACCCTCCGCTCCCTCCATCCCCGGCGCCGTGGCTCCTGGCCGGTCCCTGGTCCAAAGGGTGGATTAGTGCCTTACGCATAATCTTCTGTTCGACATCAAGAGAGCAGACTTTTGAAAATCTATAATCTTTCTATCCATTGCACGGGCGTGTCTGTGGCCTTGTTGGAGCATCTGCCCCCGGAGCGCATGGCGGACAGCATGGCGGCCGGCGCCCCCCCCCAAAGAATGACCCAAAAGGACAGTTCGCTGATGTTGTCAGAGAGGTTTTCATTATGATTGGAACCGAATGCtttatggctaaaaaaaaaaaaaaaaagcttttattttgaaaatcagtCATTTTCTATCCATAGCGGTTGTAGTATTTTTGCCCCGTTCAGGTTTCAACAAACAAGACTAAAATTAGCGTTTACTCAAGTGGATAGCGGTTACTtgggcggccattttggatgcaTTCAGGGTGTCATCGTCATTATCCAAATCGGACCTTGTGGAGCTAAGAGATTCCGGTTCTTAGCGAGTCTTCAAAGGTCTCAAAGTCGTCTCCGCTTATCGTTACCGGTCAGTCTTGGTTTCATCTCTTCGGTCAAAGTACGAAACCAAAATGacagacttcctgtttgttgtcAGAAAAGGGATTCTTGAGAATTTTTGAGGGGGCTTTGTGTTTGGgggacccccccccaaaaaaaaaaaaaacgcaataaAAGTGTCGGAATAATAATCCTAAActtgcatatgtgggttttttccacGTACTCCGGTGCAGGACCGGTGCCAACCAGGTGGCATATTTGCGTCTCCTCGGCGTGTCATCTTCACCATCAACGTCTTGCGGAGCCGTGTGATCCAAAGGCTCCTCCCACATCTtacaggtgttttttttgtcagtcgGACTCGGGCTGGTTTTGTCAAAGTCCCTTAAAGAAGTAAAAACCACCAAGTTTTCCACCAAGTCTTGTGGTCGAGCCCGGAAACCGCTAGCACGGactgatttcatttttagttgGCGATTCGGACGCTTTCATACGACACGGCGGTTTCGGCATAACGCTACGTGAATACCTCTCCGACAAGAATTCCCATCTTTGGAAAAGCCGAGTTCAAGGACCCAAGTCTTGTACAGGATGATGCAGGTGTTCACCCGAGCCTTCCTCCAATCACCCACACCGCATACAGACAAGCCCCGCCTCtttggccaattttttttttgattgtccaaaaaaaaaaaaaaaaacgatattcaAACGGAAGTGCAACATGACCTGTATCAGCTGTCCCGAGAGTCCAATTGCAGATAGCGACTCGGCATCTTCAGTTTTTTGTCAGCAGGGGGAGTCCACCCTGTCCACGGCCACCTCCATCCGGTCCATCTCCCTCTCGCAGTCCTCGCAGCCCTCGGGCCCGCAGCCTCCCACGAGAACCAAAGTGGGCACGTCACGGTTCCCCATCCCTACGACGCCGCCGTTGGTGGCCCACGCCACGTCCACGACGCCGTCGGGACAATGCAGCAGGCCGCTGACGGAATAGAATCCGCCGGGTGCGCCGGCGCCGCCGACTCCCGACATGACTTCCTCGTAGCAGGGCGCGTGGGCGGCGGCCCTCGCCTCCTCCAGGCGCAGTCTCTGCTTGCGGCGCAGTTCGATGATGGTCTTGGTATAAGAGTTGAGCGTCACCACGGCGGCCCCCATGCAGCAGCTGAAGGACACCCAGGCCAGACTGACGGTGGAAGATTACGAAAAATCACACAAAGGAAAAACGGAAGTGCGGCTGATTTGTTAGCGATGAATAATTCATGATCAACCTACGCAAAAGACCAGCCGTAGTCCCAAGACTGAGGCCTCCAGTCTTTGGGGCCCACAATGACGGTCATCTGGAAGACGGTGGTGTACATCATGTGGGCCACCATGCCAAGAAGACCTGCACGGAGGGGGGCAGGACGGCGGACAAAACATCATCATCAGCgggccacttcctggttcaaaccTCCAACCTCAACCAATCAAATcgtttttaaatttattctaAATGACTGCTTTTGTGTTATGTTGCTAGCACTGGAAAATGGCCCTTCATTTTCCAGGAAACTAAAAATTCCCAATGGAATATATCACGAAAAGTAAGGGAAGCTTTCCAGAAAAATCCAAAATCTTCtggaatatatattttgaaaaaatttaaaatttaaaaaaacatttttttatcgaaaataagataaaataaataatgaggGCCTTTTCCTTATGACGAAAAGTAAAGGAAGCTTTCCAGAAAAATCCAAAATCTTctgcaaaatatattaaaaaataaaaaatttcaataattttttaaatggaaaataagatcaaataaataataagggcCTTTTCCTTATCATGAAAAGTAAGGGAAGCAttccagaaaaataaaaaatcttctggaatatgtattaaaaaaaaaaaaaatttatttcaagaatttagttttttatggaaaataagataaaataaataataagggtCTTTTCCTTATCATGAAAAGTAAGGGAAGCGTTCCAGAAAAATCAAAAATCTTCtggaatatatattaaaaaaataaaaaaattcaagaaaaaaaaaactttatggaaaataagatcaaataaataataagggcCTTTTCCTTATCACGAAAAGTAAGGGAAGCAttccagaaaaataaaaaatcttctggaatatgtattaaaaaaaatttaaatttcaagaattttgttttttatggaaaataagataaaataaataataagggcCTTTTCCTTAAGTAAAAAGTAAGGGAAGATTTCCAGTAAAATCAAAAATCTTCtggaatatatattaaaaaaaatgaaaaaagtcaagaaaaaaaaactttatggaaaaatataataaaataaataataagggccttttccccaaaaaattatttaagaaaaaaattcccAGTgtaaatttaattgaattaacaattttattcaatttaaattCTCCAGCAATGTTCCTGTGTTTTCCAAATTTGTggggaaataatacaaaaataatataaaataataatatcaagtTTTTggttaaataaaatcaaataaaaaatcaaataaaatcagtaATGATCAAGAAAATAAGAGGATTTTTTAaagatacaaataaaaaacaacatgaaaattgAAGAAAACATTTGCATTAAATGATTTCAGGAACATTTTCCATAAACATTCTGCTGGTTTGGAGTCAGGTACTACACTCCGTTTCCTCTGACATTCAAAATCTCGTGTAACGCtaagatgctaatgctaacgctctCACCTGACAGGACGGTACACATGGCGGCGTAGGCACTGATTTTTAGCGAGTGCATTCCTTTGTGAGAACATAAGAGGTCCAACCACATGAGCAAGAAGCCCATCCCCAGCAGACCGATGTACGTGAACTCCGAGACCACCGACAGCCAAAGCACGCctgcgacgacgacgacgacgatgacaTCACGACAAACAAACATGGATAAGTGGATAGGTGGATAAGTGGATAAGAAAAATGCATCAACTCACCCTGCGTCTCCCCTGGAGTTAACTCGATGAAGCTCCTGCATTTCTCCcctgaaaacaaacaacatggccgccattagGGTATTTGCGATGGCCGTGGATGGACCGCCGGACCGCCCGACCGACGGACGACATCCTCACCGTCACTGTGCTTCTCACAGCTTTCCCAAAAGCCGGTGTGGAAGTATCTGAACGCAAACTTGTCCTCGCCCGTCTCCCAGATGTAGTGGACGGCGTTGGCCAGCTGCCGCTGCCGGATCTTGGCCAGCTCCTCCCGCCGGGCTGGGGACAGCGTTCGGTTGAAAGGGTTTTGGGTGGGGCTCTCTGTGGGGGCgccaccaaaaaaaagaaagactgaAACAAACTACAACAACGACGCCTCGAAGGGGACGACGGGGCCGGGAGATGGGGAGTCTGGACTTCCTGACTGAGACGGCCGCCCCCGGAACCCGGACCCGGACAAAATGGATTTAACATTTTCGTAGTGGAGGAGTTTGCTTTGACGCCCCCGGTAGGGTCACCCAGGACAAACAGGTCCCAGTTGAGGGACCGGATAAAGAGGGGCTCTATAGACCCCAATGAAGAAACTTTTCCCTTGCCCGGACGTGGGTCACCGGGGGTCCTAATTCTGAGCCAGGCCTGGAGGTGGGGCCTACAACCAtggggcccccccccccccccccccccaccatatGTGCCGCCCAATCCTCGGCAATAGAAACTAGGTCtcgggacatggaatgtcaacTTCCTGGTAGGAAAGGGAGAAGTTCGGGGAGGATTTCTGACTCTTGAAGGAGCCGCCCATCACACCTCACAGCTGGGGTGGgccaacatttgcaataaaagccattGTTGTAATTAATGATTAGATAATCATAGAATGAAGAGATGGTGTGAACCTTCCTGTCCATCATTcagtctttgtctcagtgggtggaggcggggccattAGTGACTGCACACACAGAGTACTACTGTgagtattagtatttttaaaagcTCAACTGTAGTACTATAGTAAAATGCAATAAAAGTATATAGAATAGAGTAAAGTGTGGAGGTGTTATAAGGCGTACATAAACAAAAAGATAAACGTTCCCGGTGTGTCCTTGGCCATGATGAAAATAATccataaatcaaaataaaacgaGATTAAAAGGCGCCAAGGACAATGAGTTAGCATGGATTAGCATCAGATGTTGGCAGTGCATCGTAGCCAGAAACGGAAGGGATGCCCTACAAGTGGAAAACCACGTCAGACCACCACACCAGCTCTGGTCTTTCTACTCTATGGAGAACATGCTAagtccttatttgtaaaatcactaatacttaacttgctgatatagtaaaaaatttaagaaaaaatgtataaaaatgactaaaataaattaatgaataaataaataaaaaatcaaatataataattttataatattaataatataataaataaaaatcactatattgacacttactatggtacccgttatggcattggatgctcatatcacaaaaaaatgttttttttaatttaaaaaatgtttttttcaatttaaaaaaaattaattaaaaaatgaataataatatttttgtataatatttttaataatatttttagcttGTCTTTCCGTAACTCGCTGCCACCTCACCTCAAGCCTGGacgagcttttcttcctgtcattcacactcacgtacAAGTCTCCCCAAGCGAGTTGGAGCTTttcttcaaaaattaaaaaaaaaaatattaaaaataaatataataaaaatacatacctaaaatttaaaataaatacataaaaataaataaaataaaaaaaataataaataatttttaaaaaatgaaataaaataaataattaattattttattttgtttttactttaaaaaaaataatattttttataataatacttttttgtaataattaaaaaaataattcaaaaaaaactatattaggaaagcaggaagtgaacaaatgtaagagttagtgattgtaaaagtaccagatggaggggtaggatttaaaaaatgtttttttcattttttaaaaaaaatttaattaaaaaatgaataataatatttttgtataatatttttaataatatttttagcttGTCTTTCCGTAACTCGCTGCCACGTCACCTCAAGCCTGGacgagcttttcttcctgtcattcacactcacgtacAAGTCTCCCCAAGCgagtcggagcttttcttcaaaaattaaaaaaataaaaataaatataataaaaatatatacctaaaatttaaaataaatacataaaaatagataaaataaaaaaaataaaaattaataaataattaaaaaaatgaaataaaataaattttattttgtttttactttttaaaaaatgatattttttataataatacttttttgtaataatttaaaaaaataaataaaaaaataaataaaaatttaactatattaggaaagcaggaagtgaacaaatgcaacagttagtgattataaaagtaccagatggaggggtaggatttaataagctttgcttcttcctactccttttggacatgtggaactgggaactgattatgggatgcactcaattggaatctgatgcatgttcaaatgaaattaaaccattaccattaccattaccattacctataTTCATTACTGCAAACACCATCTACCAACACATACCATGGTGCTATAGAGTTGGATCCATTCCAATGAATACTACATCTTCTATGTACTCACTACTCCGATAATTCAACTTCAAAGTATGCAACGTTGGGTATTTTGCAAAGGAACACATGTACTgtagtacatacagtagtacTAAACAACTGAGTGATAACAATGGCGATGAATTTTAACGCCGTGAGGGGTGAGTGTATTTTCGATAAAGTACATATTGTACAAGTCCCGGCaaatgaggaagaggagcagtACCTGTGGTGTAAGGCTCGCTGTTGTTCTGCCCGCAGTTTTTCATCTTGACGGGCGACAGGCAGAGGGGCTTAACCACCTTGTGGGTGCCCTCGCACCAGTAGGAGGTGCACAGCGCCAGGATGGACAGCGCCAGGGCCATGGAGGTCAAGGTCAGGGAGAGCAGGGAGCGAGAGCGTCGAGACAGGCGCTCCGGCATGGCCGAGGACGGGCGGGGTGGCGGCGGCGACGGGGGAGGTGTGGAAAGGAAAGATGGAAGAACCGATGCTTCCTGTTGGGGCGAGGAGCTGCCAGGTTGGGTtgagaagaaaaagcaaaaaaaggtgaaaatctCGGACAAGAAGATGCCGAAACAACGCCTGGAAAACTAACTCACCGTCCTCAAAGAGTCCACATGGCCGCACGCCGGAGACAGGAAGTAGTCGGATGTGGCTTCGCTCTCCTCTCCCCTCACCTCTCTTCACTTTCTCTCCACTTCCTGGTGACGACCAGCCGGCCGGGGCATCATGATGGACTCTGTGCCAAGAAGTAAGATGAAAACAAAAGCAGAGATTACTTTTTTTGATGACATTAGAGCTAAAGCGCCCATTCAAATGATGCTTTTGCTGGTAATCCCCGTCAATCTGTAATCTGTTGGTGCTGGAGGTGTTTAACTCGCGACCGTCACACCGGCACCGCTATTACCTTTTCATCATGACACAATACTTTGATAAACATGTACTGGATCCCCGTTAGCATGTACCATTCATTTACACTCAATACTTTACCTCAGTCATAcaagtacaatacagtacatcaaATAAACTTGTTATTCACTTTTACATATACAATgcaataaacacaaatacatacaacccATACTCCTGTACAGGAAAGGTTTGAGGGTGGTACTTTGTGTATGTTAAGTATTattattggggaaaaaaatattattattattattaaaaaaaaattattttattaaaaaaagtatttttagctCAGTGAAAAACATGACATTCCTAAGGTAGTACACTGAAACGCTGGAAGGAAAAATTGTACTCACAGATGATGGATTCCTGTGCCTTGCAGGAGGTAACTACGCTTTCCACGTCTCACTCATCCTGGGAGtcaaaaagaacatttcaagTCTTTTCAGTAAAA
Protein-coding regions in this window:
- the si:ch211-149k23.9 gene encoding germ cell-specific gene 1-like protein isoform X2 codes for the protein MPERLSRRSRSLLSLTLTSMALALSILALCTSYWCEGTHKVVKPLCLSPVKMKNCGQNNSEPYTTARREELAKIRQRQLANAVHYIWETGEDKFAFRYFHTGFWESCEKHSDGEKCRSFIELTPGETQGVLWLSVVSEFTYIGLLGMGFLLMWLDLLCSHKGMHSLKISAYAAMCTVLSGLLGMVAHMMYTTVFQMTVIVGPKDWRPQSWDYGWSFALAWVSFSCCMGAAVVTLNSYTKTIIELRRKQRLRLEEARAAAHAPCYEEVMSGVGGAGAPGGFYSVSGLLHCPDGVVDVAWATNGGVVGMGNRDVPTLVLVGGCGPEGCEDCEREMDRMEVAVDRVDSPC
- the si:ch211-149k23.9 gene encoding germ cell-specific gene 1-like protein isoform X1, giving the protein MPERLSRRSRSLLSLTLTSMALALSILALCTSYWCEGTHKVVKPLCLSPVKMKNCGQNNSEPYTTESPTQNPFNRTLSPARREELAKIRQRQLANAVHYIWETGEDKFAFRYFHTGFWESCEKHSDGEKCRSFIELTPGETQGVLWLSVVSEFTYIGLLGMGFLLMWLDLLCSHKGMHSLKISAYAAMCTVLSGLLGMVAHMMYTTVFQMTVIVGPKDWRPQSWDYGWSFALAWVSFSCCMGAAVVTLNSYTKTIIELRRKQRLRLEEARAAAHAPCYEEVMSGVGGAGAPGGFYSVSGLLHCPDGVVDVAWATNGGVVGMGNRDVPTLVLVGGCGPEGCEDCEREMDRMEVAVDRVDSPC